Proteins encoded within one genomic window of Anser cygnoides isolate HZ-2024a breed goose chromosome 35, Taihu_goose_T2T_genome, whole genome shotgun sequence:
- the LOC125181494 gene encoding LOW QUALITY PROTEIN: killer cell lectin-like receptor subfamily B member 1B allele B (The sequence of the model RefSeq protein was modified relative to this genomic sequence to represent the inferred CDS: deleted 1 base in 1 codon), which yields MAGEIIYADLRQPGGGSSPAERHHTSAACPRWHGVLLKLSGLGHLVLLVLVAVLSVQVFQKAPMPPSAPQNKSEAGGRSRTEACVIPSLLRYVCRWNGSAGHGGCKLCPQSWQLFGDQCYQLSKSSGNWMQGKKDCESRGSHLAVLRNTADMEHLNERILQDSKEKLTVWIGLKATNNTWKWVDNSSFDATTFSSLRNVENGCATFKDKRLDYDGCGGDHKWVCQKEPFHLLSKTAGDGELCDACPEKPTLQDACC from the exons ATGGCTGGGGAAATTATTTACGCCGATTTAAGGCAGCCCGGAGGGGGCTCTTCGCCTGCCGAGAGGCATCACA CTTCCGCCGCGTGCCCACGGTGGCACGGAGTCCTCCTGAAGCTGAGCGGGCTGGGccacctggtgctgctggtgctggtggcgGTGCTCAGCGTGCAGG TTTTTCAGAAGGCACCGATGCCTCCGAGCGCTCCGCAGAACAAGAGCGAGGCcgggggaaggagcaggacGGAGGCGTGCGTGATTCCCTCCCTGCTGCGCTACGTCTGCCGCTGGAACGGCTCCGCAG GCCACGGGGGCTGCAAGCTGTGCCCCCAGTCTTGGCAGCTT TTCGGGGACCAGTGCTACCAGCTTTCCAAGTCGAGTGGGAATTGGATGCAAGGCAAAAAAGACTGCGAAAGTCGGGGGTCCCATCTGGCCGTGCTCCGAAACACCGCCGATATG GAGCACTTAAATGAGAGGATCCTGCAGGACAGCAAGGAGAAGCTAACGGTGTGGATCGGATTAAAGGCAACCAACAACACATGGAAATGGGTGGACAACTCCTCCTTCGATGCCACCAC GTTCAGTTCCCTTCGGAATGTGGAGAACGGCTGCGCGACCTTCAAAGACAAGAGGCTGGATTACGATGGCTGTGGAGGCGACCACAAGTGGGTTTGCCAGAAAGAACCTTTCCATCTCCTTTCAAAGACTGCAGGAGACGGAGAGCTCTGCGATGCCTGCCCCGAAAAGCCCACCCTGCAGGATGCTTGCTGCTAA
- the LOC125181495 gene encoding killer cell lectin-like receptor subfamily B member 1A isoform X2, translating to MAVTTVYTDLEMPQGPGGIPQLPKPPGRRWYWAILGAGWIGAAVLAGIVLWLLQRHDGNGLNPTGSCSWEPCPGKGTSSSNRSLNCFQLGLRERLCEAESHQAPGAEGCWLCPTGWQPFATKCYRISAKTLPWKEAGGDCKDRRAELVMLKSVEEKDFIGAMSKEIAGSWMGLSTIPTQGEGWTWMDGSPLQDDL from the exons ATGGCGGTGACAACGGTTTACACCGACCTGGAGATGCCACAGGGTCCCGGTGGCATCCCACAGCTCCCAAAGCCTCCCG GTCGCCGGTGGTACTGGGCGATACTGGGAGCCGGATGGATTGGGGCTGCCGTCCTGGCAGGCATcgtgctgtggctgctgcagcgACACG ATGGAAACGGCCTCAACCCCACTGGTTCATGCTCCTGGGAACCCTGCCCAGGCAAGGGCACCTCCAGCTCCAACCGCTCCCTGAACTGCTTCCAGCTGGGGCTCAGAGAGCGGCTGTGCGAGGCTGAGAGCCACCAGGCACCAG GTGCCgagggctgctggctctgccctaCGGGCTGGCAACCCTTCGCCACCAAATGCTACCGGATTTCTGCAAAAACCCtgccctggaaagaggcagGAGGTGACTGCAAGGacaggagggcagagctggtGATGCTGAAGAGCGTGGAGGAGAAG GATTTCATCGGGGCCATGAGCAAAGAAATAGCGGGGAGCTGGATGGGACTCAGCACCATCCCGACTCAGGGCGAGGGGTGGACGTGGATGGATGGATCCCCTTTGCAGGATGATTTGTGA
- the LOC106029345 gene encoding C-type lectin domain family 2 member B-like — MGKGAQEKTHPNKQEMLNPPGDEEKQYKWDSSPHGMERKCRRVQGLLAPLCVVLSVLVVILLVALIVVQPQSHSSHPQFSHVCPDTWIGFQGKCYYFSENETNWKTSLEKCKALEASLTSIDSLEELGFIMRYKGQGNHWFGLHEEGNGQWRWTNGTAFNTWFEMRGGGPCAYLNQEKISSALCHTEKYWICSRPNNYVLWRQKIYPE; from the exons ATGGGGAAAGGAGCCCAAGAAAAAACACACCCCAACAAACAAGAAATGCTGAACCCTCCAGGAGACGaggaaaaacaatacaaatgGG ACTCCAGCCCCCATGGGATGGAAAGGAAATGTCGTCGTGTACAAGGGCTCCTCGCTCCACTGTGTGTGGTGCTGAGTGTCCTTGTCGTCATTCTGCTTGTGGCCTTGATTG ttGTGCAGCCGCAGTCTCACTCATCACATCCCCAATTCTCCCACGTGTGCCCAGACACGTGGATTGGCTTCCAAGGCAAGTGCTACTATTTCTCAGAGAATGAAACCAACTGGAAGACCAGCTTGGAAAAGTGCAAGGCCTTGGAAGCCTCCCTGACCTCCATAGACAGCCTGGAGGAACTG GGTTTCATCATGCGCTACAAGGGCCAAGGAAACCACTGGTTTGGGCTGCATGAGGAAGGCAATGGCCAGTGGAGGTGGACCAACGGCACAGCCTTCAACACCTG GTTTGAGATGCGGGGAGGTGGCCCTTGTGCGTACCTAAACCAGGAGAAGATCAGCTCAGCCCTCTGCCACACGGAGAAATACTGGATCTGCAGCAGACCCAACAACTACGTCCTCTGGAGGCAAAAGATTTACCCCGAATAA
- the LOC125181495 gene encoding killer cell lectin-like receptor subfamily B member 1A isoform X1: MTRTPNQRALKQGRDGNDAVFAPSLGPIAGRRWYWAILGAGWIGAAVLAGIVLWLLQRHDGNGLNPTGSCSWEPCPGKGTSSSNRSLNCFQLGLRERLCEAESHQAPGAEGCWLCPTGWQPFATKCYRISAKTLPWKEAGGDCKDRRAELVMLKSVEEKDFIGAMSKEIAGSWMGLSTIPTQGEGWTWMDGSPLQDDL, translated from the exons ATGACGCGGACACCAAACCAAAGGGCGTTAAAACAAGGCAGGGACGGCAACGATGCGGTTTTCGCGCCTAGTCTGGGTCCCATTGCAGGTCGCCGGTGGTACTGGGCGATACTGGGAGCCGGATGGATTGGGGCTGCCGTCCTGGCAGGCATcgtgctgtggctgctgcagcgACACG ATGGAAACGGCCTCAACCCCACTGGTTCATGCTCCTGGGAACCCTGCCCAGGCAAGGGCACCTCCAGCTCCAACCGCTCCCTGAACTGCTTCCAGCTGGGGCTCAGAGAGCGGCTGTGCGAGGCTGAGAGCCACCAGGCACCAG GTGCCgagggctgctggctctgccctaCGGGCTGGCAACCCTTCGCCACCAAATGCTACCGGATTTCTGCAAAAACCCtgccctggaaagaggcagGAGGTGACTGCAAGGacaggagggcagagctggtGATGCTGAAGAGCGTGGAGGAGAAG GATTTCATCGGGGCCATGAGCAAAGAAATAGCGGGGAGCTGGATGGGACTCAGCACCATCCCGACTCAGGGCGAGGGGTGGACGTGGATGGATGGATCCCCTTTGCAGGATGATTTGTGA
- the LOC106029346 gene encoding C-type lectin domain family 2 member B-like isoform X1 — MAEALPDAGEDPAAAMMPPRRGAKEMTFSLKCLKDKMVPIGVTVLVAALLISVIALAARKCPSCPSPILPSCSENGIGFGEKCFYFVEEEADWNRSQSFCLSRRAQLATIDSQEDLHFLLRYGRALHYWVGLQREGSNPWRWFNGSLFNNLFDIRGNGQCAYINLDGVSSDWCSQLKYSVCSHPLKSPRGAWRGGEP; from the exons ATGGCAGAAGCCCTTCCTGATGCAG GTGAGGACCCCGCTGCTGCGATGATGCCCCCGCGCCGAGGAGCGAAGGAGATGA CTTTTAGCCTCAAGTGCCTTAAGGACAAAATGGTCCCCATCGGGGTCACCGTGCTCGTGGCAGCGTTGCTGATCTCCGTCATTGCCCTGGCAG CCAGGAAATGTCCGTCCTGCCCCTCTCCCATCCTTCCCAGCTGCTCGGAGAACGGCATCGGGTTCGGGGAGAAATGCTTCTACTtcgtggaggaggaggccgaCTGGAACAGGAGCCAGAGCTTCTGCCTTTCCCGACGAGCCCAGCTGGCCACCATCGACAGCCAGGAGGACTTG CACTTCCTATTGCGCTACGGGCGTGCTTTGCACTACTGGGTCGGTCTGCAACGGGAGGGATCCAACCCCTGGAGATGGTTCAACGGGTCTCTCTTCAACAACCT gttCGATATCCGGGGCAATGGCCAATGTGCCTACATCAACCTCGACGGGGTCAGCAGCGACTGGTGCTCCCAGCTGAAGTATTCGGTCTGCAGCCACCCCTTGAAGAGCCCCAGGGGAGCGTGGAGGGGAGGAGAGCCCTGA
- the LOC106029343 gene encoding C-type lectin domain family 2 member D-like isoform X3, with protein MYINRYISIYSNPHGVKVARAELEGGPGEQLLPARKGLVGISPPAARPRRQLDPLENPPEKKVYLTQGFALHTAGERAVLPPAGHRCPIATPPASPKMKEMREYPGFLGTERSKRGGSSLEMKPGARVACQVTVAVVFLVLLVTAIAFAVHAFQPRPQPCARCPFDWIGYRGKCYHFSEAERNWTSSQDNCSALGASLAMFDSVEDLVSGPRRWLLCLPG; from the exons atgtatataaatagaTACATATCTATTTATAGCAACCCCCATGGGGTGAAGGTGGcgagagcagagctggagggggGGCCAGGAGAGCAGCTGCTTCCTGCTCGAAAGGGGCTCGTGGGCATCTCCCCACCAGCTGCACGGCCCCGTCGCCAGCTGGATCCTCTGGAAAATCCCccagaaaaaaaggtttatttgaCACAAGGCTTCGCACTTCACACAGCAGGAGAGCGCGCAGTGCTCCCACCGGCAGGACACAg gTGCCCCATCGCCACCCCACCTGCATCTcccaaaatgaaggaaatgaggGAATATCCCGGCTTTTTGGGCACGGAAAGAAGCAAGCGGGGAG GTTCCAGCCTGGAGATGAAGCCGGGGGCACGCGTTGCCTGCCAGGTCACCGTGGCAGTGGTGTTCCTGGTTCTGCTCGTCACCGCCATCGCTTTTGCAG TGCACGCTTTTCAACCTCGACCCCAGCCCTGTGCTCGGTGTCCGTTCGACTGGATCGGGTATAGAGGAAAATGCTACCATTTTTCGGAGGCTGAGAGGAACTGGACGTCCAGCCAGGACAACTGCTCAGCTCTCGGTGCTTCCCTGGCCATGTTCGACAGCGTGGAA
- the LOC106029346 gene encoding C-type lectin domain family 2 member D-like isoform X2, which yields MAEALPDAAFSLKCLKDKMVPIGVTVLVAALLISVIALAARKCPSCPSPILPSCSENGIGFGEKCFYFVEEEADWNRSQSFCLSRRAQLATIDSQEDLHFLLRYGRALHYWVGLQREGSNPWRWFNGSLFNNLFDIRGNGQCAYINLDGVSSDWCSQLKYSVCSHPLKSPRGAWRGGEP from the exons ATGGCAGAAGCCCTTCCTGATGCAG CTTTTAGCCTCAAGTGCCTTAAGGACAAAATGGTCCCCATCGGGGTCACCGTGCTCGTGGCAGCGTTGCTGATCTCCGTCATTGCCCTGGCAG CCAGGAAATGTCCGTCCTGCCCCTCTCCCATCCTTCCCAGCTGCTCGGAGAACGGCATCGGGTTCGGGGAGAAATGCTTCTACTtcgtggaggaggaggccgaCTGGAACAGGAGCCAGAGCTTCTGCCTTTCCCGACGAGCCCAGCTGGCCACCATCGACAGCCAGGAGGACTTG CACTTCCTATTGCGCTACGGGCGTGCTTTGCACTACTGGGTCGGTCTGCAACGGGAGGGATCCAACCCCTGGAGATGGTTCAACGGGTCTCTCTTCAACAACCT gttCGATATCCGGGGCAATGGCCAATGTGCCTACATCAACCTCGACGGGGTCAGCAGCGACTGGTGCTCCCAGCTGAAGTATTCGGTCTGCAGCCACCCCTTGAAGAGCCCCAGGGGAGCGTGGAGGGGAGGAGAGCCCTGA
- the LOC106029346 gene encoding C-type lectin domain family 2 member D-like isoform X3, protein MVPIGVTVLVAALLISVIALAARKCPSCPSPILPSCSENGIGFGEKCFYFVEEEADWNRSQSFCLSRRAQLATIDSQEDLHFLLRYGRALHYWVGLQREGSNPWRWFNGSLFNNLFDIRGNGQCAYINLDGVSSDWCSQLKYSVCSHPLKSPRGAWRGGEP, encoded by the exons ATGGTCCCCATCGGGGTCACCGTGCTCGTGGCAGCGTTGCTGATCTCCGTCATTGCCCTGGCAG CCAGGAAATGTCCGTCCTGCCCCTCTCCCATCCTTCCCAGCTGCTCGGAGAACGGCATCGGGTTCGGGGAGAAATGCTTCTACTtcgtggaggaggaggccgaCTGGAACAGGAGCCAGAGCTTCTGCCTTTCCCGACGAGCCCAGCTGGCCACCATCGACAGCCAGGAGGACTTG CACTTCCTATTGCGCTACGGGCGTGCTTTGCACTACTGGGTCGGTCTGCAACGGGAGGGATCCAACCCCTGGAGATGGTTCAACGGGTCTCTCTTCAACAACCT gttCGATATCCGGGGCAATGGCCAATGTGCCTACATCAACCTCGACGGGGTCAGCAGCGACTGGTGCTCCCAGCTGAAGTATTCGGTCTGCAGCCACCCCTTGAAGAGCCCCAGGGGAGCGTGGAGGGGAGGAGAGCCCTGA